The following are encoded in a window of Pyxidicoccus trucidator genomic DNA:
- a CDS encoding ceramidase translates to MSSSTVGFWGPSTSTVDWCETNYQHLFHVSELFNTASSLVLVVVGLIGFVLHRHVLERRFLLAFALLSVVGVGSTAFHATLQREHQMLDELPMLYLAIVIVYILLEDRPQRRFGNWLPVLLFGHAVLVTYLTAFTRGNAQFFLFQVSFASLEFYALGRTYFLQRRSPDARVKRLFRLGIAAYALAIVLWLSDIQFCPTLNETLPAHGLPNPQLHAWWHVLVSCGFYALLLVIAHHRLETLGRKPRLTSTAGGLPRVEAAPPVKETHTASLY, encoded by the coding sequence ATGTCGTCATCCACGGTGGGCTTCTGGGGTCCGAGCACCTCGACGGTGGACTGGTGCGAGACGAACTACCAGCACCTCTTCCACGTCAGCGAGCTGTTCAACACGGCCTCCAGCCTCGTCCTGGTGGTTGTGGGCCTCATCGGCTTCGTGCTTCACCGGCACGTGCTGGAGCGGCGGTTCCTCCTGGCCTTCGCGCTGCTCTCCGTCGTCGGCGTGGGCAGCACCGCGTTCCACGCGACGCTCCAGCGTGAGCACCAGATGCTGGACGAGCTGCCGATGCTCTACCTCGCCATCGTCATCGTCTACATCCTGCTGGAGGACCGGCCCCAGCGGCGATTCGGCAACTGGCTGCCGGTGCTGCTCTTCGGGCACGCCGTGCTCGTGACGTACCTGACGGCCTTCACCCGGGGCAACGCCCAGTTCTTCCTCTTCCAGGTGAGCTTCGCGTCGCTCGAGTTCTACGCGCTGGGCCGCACGTACTTCCTCCAGCGCCGCAGCCCGGACGCGCGCGTGAAGCGCCTCTTCCGGCTCGGCATCGCCGCCTACGCGCTCGCGATTGTGCTGTGGCTGAGCGACATCCAGTTCTGCCCCACCCTCAACGAGACGCTCCCCGCGCACGGGCTTCCCAACCCGCAGCTCCATGCCTGGTGGCACGTGCTCGTCTCGTGCGGCTTCTACGCGCTCCTACTCGTCATCGCCCACCATCGGCTGGAGACCCTGGGCCGGAAGCCCCGACTCACCTCCACCGCCGGAGGGCTTCCGCGCGTCGAGGCCGCACCCCCAGTCAAGGAAACCCATACAGCTTCATTGTATTAA
- a CDS encoding PAS domain S-box protein, with protein sequence MARLHDIPEDPVAQAGGDVAEASRPVWMRGDFRGEERILERVFASISEGVVVADAHGYFQLFNPMAEQILGSGPTDAPISHWPETYGFYLPDTITRYPATQLPLARALRGESVNQAEIYLRNPARPAGAWLSLNARPIRDGAGVLRGAVSIFSDVTALKSTVDKLRRSQEKYRSLYRSTPVMMHSIDCEGRLISVSDFWLTTLGYTREEVVGHSSVEFMTPESRRYARDVVLPEYFRTGICRDVPYRMVKKGGEPIDVLLSAIAERDAAGSIFRSLAVIIDVTERKRAENALLESEKRMRAILDNAPAVFFLLDPRERYTFVNREWERLFHRTRTDVAGRTSYEVFPKEIADPLHEANQSVIQTGASLVREERVPYDDGIHTWLTHKFPLIDSSGNLYAVCGISTDITARKRAELAQRFLAEASRELVTSLDEAATLQRVAELAVPTLADLCVVFMPGDDAVLRPVAVADSVPSRAVLAREFLQHHPPADTAPRGPAWVMSTGRSEDARDSRGMLAPAPLEEPRWEALRRLLGRPSISVPLRARGRILGVLSLVSSQSDLAEAPADPWLVEELGRRAAFAIDNAQLYCKAQESIRTRDEFLSIASHELKTPLTSMKLRAQQMERTLSRPHDGPQLAEKVSGMLEVFDEQLKRLAHLVEHLLDVSRIDESRLALRVDELDLGELARGVLAHLTEQLEKTGCALELVAPEPVVGRWDRLRLEQVLLNLLTNAMKYGAGRPIRVEVTRQGDKALLLVADHGVGIPLESQARIFERFERAASRNYGGLGLGLFITRQLVEAHGGRIRVESEPGQGAAFIVELPRQPPG encoded by the coding sequence ATGGCCCGCCTGCACGACATTCCGGAGGACCCGGTCGCACAAGCGGGCGGCGACGTGGCGGAGGCCTCGAGGCCCGTCTGGATGCGCGGGGACTTCCGGGGCGAGGAGCGGATTCTCGAGCGGGTCTTCGCCAGCATCAGCGAAGGGGTGGTGGTGGCGGACGCGCACGGCTACTTCCAGCTCTTCAACCCCATGGCGGAGCAGATTCTGGGCTCCGGGCCCACGGACGCGCCCATCAGCCACTGGCCGGAGACGTATGGTTTCTATCTGCCCGACACGATAACGCGCTACCCCGCCACGCAACTGCCGCTGGCCCGCGCGCTCCGGGGTGAGTCCGTCAACCAGGCGGAAATCTACCTGCGCAACCCCGCCAGACCCGCGGGCGCCTGGCTGAGCCTGAACGCCCGGCCCATCCGGGATGGCGCCGGCGTGCTCCGAGGCGCGGTCTCCATCTTCAGCGACGTCACCGCGCTCAAGAGCACGGTGGACAAGCTGCGCAGGAGCCAGGAGAAGTACCGCTCGCTCTACCGCAGCACGCCGGTGATGATGCACTCCATCGACTGCGAGGGGCGCCTCATCAGCGTGAGCGACTTCTGGCTGACCACGCTCGGCTACACCCGGGAAGAGGTGGTCGGCCACTCCTCCGTGGAGTTCATGACGCCCGAGTCCCGCCGGTACGCGCGCGACGTCGTCCTGCCCGAGTACTTCAGGACGGGCATCTGCCGGGACGTCCCCTACCGGATGGTGAAGAAGGGCGGCGAGCCCATTGACGTCCTCCTGTCCGCCATCGCGGAGCGGGACGCCGCCGGAAGCATCTTCCGCTCTCTCGCCGTAATCATCGACGTGACGGAGCGGAAGCGGGCGGAGAACGCGCTGCTCGAGAGCGAGAAGCGGATGCGGGCCATCCTCGACAACGCGCCGGCCGTCTTCTTCCTCCTGGACCCCCGAGAGCGCTACACCTTCGTGAACCGCGAGTGGGAGCGCCTCTTCCACCGCACGCGGACGGACGTCGCCGGAAGGACCTCTTACGAGGTCTTCCCGAAGGAAATCGCCGACCCCCTGCACGAGGCCAACCAGTCCGTCATCCAGACCGGGGCCTCCCTGGTCCGCGAGGAGCGCGTTCCCTACGATGACGGCATCCACACCTGGCTCACGCACAAGTTCCCGCTCATCGACTCCTCGGGCAACCTGTACGCGGTCTGCGGCATCTCCACCGACATCACCGCGCGCAAGCGGGCGGAGCTGGCGCAGCGCTTCCTCGCCGAGGCCAGCCGCGAGCTGGTGACCTCGCTCGACGAGGCCGCCACGCTCCAGCGCGTCGCCGAGCTGGCGGTCCCCACGCTCGCGGACCTCTGTGTCGTCTTCATGCCGGGAGACGACGCGGTGCTACGGCCCGTGGCGGTCGCGGACAGCGTCCCGTCTCGCGCGGTCCTGGCACGTGAGTTCCTCCAGCACCACCCTCCGGCCGACACCGCCCCGCGGGGCCCTGCGTGGGTGATGTCCACCGGCCGGTCGGAGGACGCGCGGGACTCGCGGGGCATGCTGGCGCCCGCGCCCCTGGAAGAGCCCCGGTGGGAGGCCTTGCGAAGGCTCCTGGGAAGGCCGTCCATCAGCGTGCCGCTCCGGGCGCGAGGCCGCATCCTGGGCGTGCTGTCGCTGGTCTCCTCGCAGTCGGACCTCGCGGAGGCCCCGGCGGACCCGTGGCTGGTGGAGGAGCTGGGACGCCGGGCGGCCTTCGCCATCGACAACGCCCAGCTCTACTGCAAGGCCCAGGAGTCCATCCGCACGCGCGACGAGTTCCTCTCCATCGCCTCGCACGAGCTGAAGACGCCGCTGACCTCCATGAAGCTGCGGGCCCAGCAGATGGAGCGGACGCTCTCGCGCCCCCATGATGGCCCCCAGCTCGCCGAGAAGGTCTCCGGCATGCTGGAGGTCTTCGACGAGCAACTGAAGCGGCTGGCGCACCTGGTGGAGCACCTGCTCGACGTCTCGCGCATCGACGAGAGCCGGCTCGCCCTGCGCGTGGACGAGCTGGACCTGGGGGAGCTGGCCCGCGGTGTCCTGGCGCACCTGACGGAGCAGTTGGAGAAGACCGGATGCGCGCTCGAGCTGGTGGCCCCCGAGCCGGTGGTGGGGCGGTGGGACCGGCTCCGGCTGGAGCAGGTGCTGCTCAACCTGCTGACGAACGCGATGAAGTACGGCGCGGGCAGGCCCATCCGCGTGGAGGTGACGCGCCAGGGGGACAAGGCCCTGCTGCTCGTCGCCGACCACGGCGTGGGCATTCCGCTGGAGTCCCAGGCACGAATCTTCGAGCGCTTCGAGCGCGCCGCCTCCCGCAACTACGGCGGGCTGGGGCTGGGGCTCTTCATCACCCGGCAGCTGGTGGAAGCGCATGGCGGGAGGATTCGCGTGGAGAGCGAGCCGGGCCAGGGCGCGGCGTTCATCGTCGAGCTGCCGCGACAGCCTCCCGGCTAG